The following proteins are co-located in the Alphaproteobacteria bacterium genome:
- a CDS encoding DUF2157 domain-containing protein: protein MVKEKKSVDLTKIKIHRSLIEKLFAQNIISTEVRTTSLQLIYPHQNWGLWAQRLFLILGFSLILSSIIFFFAFNWAIIPNFAKLGVIEAGFFVAIICSFCFDLKKILGQISLLGASVFVGAFLAVFGQIYQTGADAYQIFLIWSLLILPFVFISTNSFHWFLWFVVSSLAIYFYCNQVFMINLIFDNVTWVLLALFSSALLVVKAYYRSLKKIWMPAPWTTSLLVFATLSYLLVPSLHYVFEIGKEPIGFFVQLGTGLSLIIHAIFYLYFRFKKPAIVPLCFTYLSLCIIVEAIIARVILWSGNELGAIGYLIVLIFTLGLFSFATMRLHHFYKKMRIKYDA, encoded by the coding sequence ATGGTAAAAGAAAAAAAATCTGTAGATCTTACTAAAATTAAAATTCACCGTTCACTTATTGAAAAATTATTTGCACAAAATATAATTTCAACTGAAGTGCGCACAACGAGCTTACAGCTTATATATCCCCATCAAAATTGGGGATTATGGGCACAGAGATTGTTTTTAATTTTAGGTTTTTCTCTTATTTTATCGAGTATTATTTTCTTTTTCGCTTTTAATTGGGCAATTATACCAAATTTTGCAAAATTAGGGGTAATTGAAGCCGGTTTTTTTGTGGCTATTATTTGTAGCTTTTGTTTTGATCTTAAGAAGATTTTAGGACAAATAAGTCTATTGGGCGCTTCGGTTTTTGTGGGGGCTTTTTTAGCAGTGTTTGGTCAAATCTATCAAACAGGCGCTGATGCTTATCAGATTTTTCTTATATGGTCACTCCTTATTTTACCGTTCGTCTTTATTTCAACCAATTCTTTTCATTGGTTTCTTTGGTTTGTGGTGTCGTCACTTGCTATTTATTTTTACTGCAACCAAGTTTTTATGATTAATTTAATATTTGATAATGTGACTTGGGTATTGCTTGCTCTTTTTTCGTCAGCGCTTCTTGTTGTAAAAGCCTATTATAGGTCGCTCAAAAAAATATGGATGCCAGCGCCTTGGACGACGTCGTTGCTTGTATTTGCAACGCTTTCATATTTGCTTGTGCCATCTCTTCATTACGTTTTTGAAATTGGGAAAGAGCCCATAGGTTTTTTTGTACAATTAGGGACTGGGTTATCACTTATTATTCACGCAATATTTTATTTGTATTTTAGGTTTAAAAAACCCGCTATTGTGCCCTTATGTTTTACCTATTTGTCTTTATGTATCATTGTTGAAGCCATTATAGCGCGTGTTATTTTATGGTCAGGAAATGAATTGGGTGCAATTGGTTATTTGATTGTTCTTATTTTTACGCTTGGATTATTTAGTTTTGCAACGATGCGTTTGCACCACTTCTACAAGAAAATGAGGATTAAATATGATGCATAG
- a CDS encoding aminoglycoside phosphotransferase family protein yields MQHFNQNIINLYGDKGKNWLHSLPKLIQEYAKDWHLTQLKPFENLTYNYVLSAVQNTKPVVLKVSPDIESLRKEADALRAFNGHSCVKFYAENDDALLIERAIPGQSLKNYFNLRDEEAIYIASDLITKLHKAPLPIENQFPHISDWLALLDQDLNIPSEYLQKARDLKNHLLETSPKNVLLHGDLHHDNILSHSNDWIAIDPKGIIGDPAYEIAAFIRNPIPDLLTIRNAKEIIEKRIQVFAHILKTPSQRIAQWNFVQAILAWAWALEDDCDPLYFKKFTEICNIY; encoded by the coding sequence ATGCAACACTTCAACCAAAACATAATCAATCTTTATGGCGATAAAGGTAAAAACTGGCTTCATTCTTTACCAAAGCTTATTCAAGAATATGCTAAAGATTGGCACCTAACGCAACTTAAACCCTTTGAAAACCTCACTTACAATTATGTCCTCTCGGCAGTTCAAAATACAAAACCAGTCGTTTTAAAAGTAAGTCCTGATATTGAATCTTTAAGAAAAGAAGCAGATGCTCTTAGGGCTTTTAACGGACATTCTTGTGTTAAATTTTATGCCGAAAATGATGATGCTTTACTTATAGAACGTGCAATACCTGGACAATCACTCAAAAACTATTTTAATCTTCGTGATGAAGAAGCTATTTATATTGCATCAGATCTAATCACAAAACTCCACAAAGCGCCTTTGCCGATTGAAAATCAATTCCCACATATTTCAGATTGGCTTGCTCTTTTAGATCAAGATCTCAATATCCCCTCCGAATATTTACAAAAAGCACGTGATTTAAAGAATCATCTTTTAGAAACATCCCCCAAAAACGTTTTGCTTCATGGTGATTTACACCATGATAATATTTTGTCTCATTCCAATGATTGGATAGCAATTGATCCCAAAGGCATCATTGGTGACCCTGCATACGAGATTGCAGCTTTTATCCGCAACCCCATTCCTGATTTATTAACGATACGTAATGCCAAAGAAATTATTGAAAAACGCATCCAGGTTTTTGCACATATTCTTAAAACACCTTCTCAACGCATTGCCCAATGGAATTTTGTTCAAGCAATTTTAGCCTGGGCTTGGGCATTAGAAGATGACTGCGATCCACTTTATTTTAAAAAATTTACCGAAATTTGTAATATATATTAA
- a CDS encoding DUF4401 domain-containing protein yields the protein MMHRMNGQDYLDYLHDRQLVDERALGTIKKYMINNAKQPGLPFYFHLLAGVGTLISTFCLYSVLNLFGFISFFNTEGFLGWGISFIVLAILIYFQFKSNKSLVQQSFLIQFSFALMVVGKVFIIIYTLYNLQNYFKFHSTWVYSAILFLLTGLTFFLYKVTAERFLGCFFLFLSIIYNITETPFFQPDNNLVLNIYMLLQVVLASVLFTHSFVKNAFITIAYALVLSVAVEIVFFDLTIAPWILGRDFGLIYVQYGFALLLIWSMFWASGAPNIRACFKNIHLILASLLVVLLSYLTAPGIIFSIFLIVLGYACQRRFLWLLGVFLMPIYLFFYYYDLQVTLLEKSIIMFSSGLILLIGAAYIRICKLDIANSHWKDTSSRLAHVDKNTLHLLFLVYFSSLSTII from the coding sequence ATGATGCATAGAATGAATGGGCAAGATTATTTAGATTATTTGCATGATCGTCAATTGGTTGATGAACGTGCGTTAGGTACCATAAAAAAATACATGATTAATAATGCGAAGCAACCTGGGCTGCCATTTTATTTCCATCTTTTAGCCGGTGTTGGAACATTGATTTCGACATTTTGTCTTTACTCAGTTTTAAATCTTTTTGGATTTATAAGTTTTTTCAATACAGAAGGTTTTCTAGGTTGGGGGATTTCTTTTATCGTTTTGGCTATATTGATTTATTTTCAATTTAAAAGCAATAAAAGCCTTGTACAGCAAAGTTTTTTGATTCAGTTTTCTTTTGCATTGATGGTCGTCGGAAAAGTTTTTATTATAATTTACACCCTTTATAATCTTCAAAATTACTTTAAATTTCATAGTACTTGGGTCTATTCAGCAATTCTTTTTTTGTTGACGGGACTTACTTTTTTTCTTTACAAGGTAACAGCAGAACGCTTTTTGGGGTGTTTTTTTCTTTTTCTTTCCATTATTTACAATATTACTGAAACACCATTTTTTCAGCCAGATAATAATCTTGTCTTAAATATTTACATGTTGCTGCAAGTTGTTTTGGCGAGTGTTTTATTTACACATTCGTTTGTCAAAAACGCTTTTATTACTATCGCTTATGCGCTTGTTTTGTCTGTTGCTGTGGAAATTGTTTTTTTTGATTTAACAATTGCCCCGTGGATTCTTGGTAGAGATTTTGGGTTAATATATGTGCAATATGGTTTTGCGCTTTTACTAATTTGGTCTATGTTTTGGGCATCTGGAGCACCTAATATCCGCGCATGTTTTAAAAACATCCATTTGATTTTGGCATCGTTACTTGTAGTTTTGTTGTCATATTTGACAGCACCCGGTATTATTTTTTCAATCTTTTTGATTGTTCTGGGATATGCATGTCAGCGGCGGTTTTTATGGTTATTGGGTGTATTTCTAATGCCAATTTACCTTTTCTTTTATTATTACGATTTGCAAGTTACCCTTCTTGAAAAATCAATTATTATGTTCTCGAGCGGCCTTATTCTTTTGATTGGTGCTGCATATATTCGTATTTGTAAATTAGATATAGCCAATAGTCATTGGAAGGATACATCGTCACGCCTTGCTCATGTAGACAAGAATACACTTCACTTGTTGTTCCTTGTCTACTTCTCAAGTCTATCGACTATAATATAA